The following proteins are co-located in the Salvelinus namaycush isolate Seneca chromosome 31, SaNama_1.0, whole genome shotgun sequence genome:
- the LOC120025890 gene encoding procathepsin L-like, with protein MTSLYLAVLVLCMSAVYAAPMFDSQLEGHWHLWKNWHSKNYHESEDGWRRMVWEKNLKKIEMHNLEHSMGKHSYRLGMNHFGDMTNEEFGQLMNGYKQTTERKYKGSLFMEPNYLQAPEAVDWREMGYVNPVMDQGSCGSCWAFSATGAIEGQLFRKTGNLVSLSKQNLVDCSRPQGNEGCDGGLMDWAFQYVKDNGGLDTEASYPYVGKDALCHYRPEFSAVNETGFVDIPSGKEHTLMSAVASVGPISVAIDASHNSFQFYKSGIYYEKKCNSEELGHGVLVVGYGFEGEDVDGKKFWIVKNSWSEKWGDKGYIYMAKDRKNHCGIATAASYPLV; from the exons ATGACGTCCCTGTACTTGGCAGTGTTGGTGCTCTGTATGAGTGCTGTGTATGCGGCCCCTATGTTTGACTCTCAGTTGGAGGGCCACTGGCACTTGTGGAAGAACTGGCACAGCAAGAACTACCATGAG AGCGAGGATGGCTGGAGGAGGATGGTTTGGGAGAAGAACCTGAAGAAGATTGAGATGCACAACCTGGAACACTCTATGGGAAAACACTCCTACCGCCTGGGCATGAACCACTTTGGTGACATG ACCAACGAAGAGTTCGGGCAGCTCATGAACGGCTACAAGCAGACAACTGAGAGGAAGTACAAGGGCTCTCTGTTCATGGAACCCAATTACCTGCAGGCCCCTGAAGCTGTGGACTGGAGAGAGATGGGCTACGTCAATCCCGTCATGGACCAG GGCTCATGTGGGTCTTGCTGGGCGTTCAGTGCCACCGGGGCCATAGAGGGCCAGCTATTCAGGAAGACTGGCAATCTGGTGTCTTTGAGTAAACAGAACCTGGTGGACTGCTCCAGACCCCAGGGCAACGAGGGCTGTGATGGAGGTCTCATGGACTGGGCGTTCCAGTATGTAAAAGACAACGGTGGCCTGGACACAGAGGCGTCCTACCCCTATGTGGGCAAG GATGCCCTTTGCCACTACCGACCAGAGTTCAGTGCTGTCAATGAAACCGGCTTCGTGGATATCCCCAGTGGCAAGGAGCACACTCTGATGAGTGCTGTGGCGTCTGTCGGCCCCATCTCTGTCGCCATCGATGCCAGCCACAACTCCTTCCAATTCTACAAGTCTG GCATCTACTATGAGAAGAAGTGCAACAGTGAGGAGCTCGGCCATGGAGTTCTGGTGGTGGGATATGGTTTTGAAGGAGAGGATGTAGATGGCAAGAAATTCTGGATTGTCAAGAACAG CTGGAGCGAGAAATGGGGAGACAAAGGCTATATCTACATGGCCAAAGACAGGAAGAACCACTGTGGCATCGCCACGGCAGCCAGCTACCCACTGGTCTAG